A DNA window from Oncorhynchus tshawytscha isolate Ot180627B linkage group LG13, Otsh_v2.0, whole genome shotgun sequence contains the following coding sequences:
- the laynb gene encoding layilin — protein MDFVKLLGTVLAVFCHLGFTQFEHNGQRICRRGTERPCYRINYFQDPRRRATFDDARQACRTDGAELLSIETDNEQRLVERFIQQLQATDGDFWIGLHRSPRHWVTTIGCPSQYYWLDGSKARFRNWHWDEPSCGNEMCVVLYHQPSAPPDEGGRLMFQWNDDNCNTRNNFVCKYSEEKLPVFTVVWNSLYTVAPIISLIPILPSAKVSDEKTKLGLSESSVSLSDNVLYVSYILFATIPILLLLLVATGVFCYKRAAKRRKSPTDSYPKQEQWGTMSTAACNIQGPYAYQDITKLQPAELESMAPESIKKMSFCASSFDSQCDDYENVSNMETVTESGFVTNDIYEDWQNQGRHYLNETGWVENEIYE, from the exons ATGGATTTTGTTAAACTGCTCGGGACTGTTCTCGCCGTTTTCTGCCACTTAGGATTCACCCAATTTGAACACAATG GCCAGAGGATCTGCCGGCGTGGCACAGAGCGACCCTGCTACAGGATCAACTACTTCCAGGACCCACGGCGGAGGGCGACCTTCGATGATGCCAGGCAGGCCTGCAGGACGGATGGGGCAGAGCTCCTCAGTATCGAGACTGACAATGAGCAGCGTCTGGTCGAGAGGTTCATCCAACAGTTGCAGGCCACTGATGGGGACTTCTGGATCGGGCTGCACAGAAGCCCACGCCACTGGGTGACTACCATAGGATGCCCTTCGCAGTACTACTGGCTGGATGGCAGCAAGGCCAGATTCAG AAACTGGCATTGGGACGAGCCATCGTGTGGCAACGAGATGTGTGTGGTGCTGTACCACCAGCCTTCTGCCCCCCCTGACGAGGGGGGGCGTTTAATGTTCCAGTGGAACGATGACAACTGCAACACCAGGAACAATTTTGTCTGCAAGTACTCCGAAG aAAAGTTACCAGTGTTTACTGTGGTGTGGAATTCATTATACACAG TTGCCCCAATTATATCTTTAATACCAATCCTCCCATCAGCTAAAGTGAGTGATGAGAAGACAAAACTAGGACTGTCTGAATCATCAG TATCTCTTTCAGATAATGTCCTGTATGTCTCCTACATTCTATTTGCTACTATCCCtattctactgctgctgcttgtGGCTACAGGAGTCTTCTGCTATAAACGGGCTGCCAAAAG GAGAAAGTCTCCAACAGACAGCTACCCTAAGCAAGAGCAATGGGGTACAATGTCCACTGCGGCCTGCAACATCCAAGGACCCTATGCCTACCAGGACATCACCAAGCTTCAACCAGCCGAACTGGAGAGCATGGCACCTGAATCAATCAAGAAGATGTCCTTCTGTGCCTCCTCTTTTGATTCCCAGTGTGATGATTATGAGAATGTTTCAAACatggagacagtgacagagagtggCTTTGTGACCAACGATATCTACGAGGACTGGCAAAACCAGGGTCGGCACTATCTCAACGAGACTGGATGGGTGGAGAATGAGATCTATGAGTAA